A genomic region of Polyangiaceae bacterium contains the following coding sequences:
- a CDS encoding tetratricopeptide repeat protein → MDLAQRLNHLEAVRDWQGLADELEKQLASETDPVAKANCHLRLGRLLDEKFLQGVKALKHLQDAFKLNSGLTEALRAARLVYWELGKTNMVQRLLELELKAIGDGPDAAPLLVELADVYGDLGEHDKAVETYARALGASGGASEEARAGLTDAQADQDGWEAHVASLLQQANDASSSGVDRARCFLRAARLARRFAPTEFESLLARAYETNPIDRQAAALYESILAEEDRLQGLVELQRRVLDGLSGADRAAAALRYGARWATRHQNAEIGSKLLEEVLEYDPRAEGAFSFLRDLWGAKEGDWDRVAKLADKLLAKGASDSAFMLAQAGTIAWQHLGNIALARGSFEKLTNVAPDHPVLKLFESQTGERLGAGSASASGAAATESTAGVAATKAEVAVSTAVDEGGEESTVVVEEEADQVDWAKIEELKAKAAKQEAAKRYNEYVKTLIELAEAMPDASDKIDYYSKAAELYTGKFSNAAEAVKCFEAILAIDGANAPAIKYLQESYEKRRDWEKLIGLNKRQASLMPPGSARADRFLEIAKLATERVKKPEVCIELWDEVLRDDPENVEALNALSGLYERAKDWDKLAAILQTQVEVTADFKAKETLLGKLGALYGERINNDDAAIEAWQQLLTLNPSERKAQEALKKLYLKVARWDDLEPFYAEGGKWDEFIRVLEGQKAKESDDKNKISLLMKTARLWLEQKQKADRAMKAYEEVWTIDASYLPAAEALIPLYTQSNNAKGLATAIEVKLSHDQDPLTRLDLYREVAALYETKLKEPQKAFERFLSAFEIAPGDTQCIDDVERVARATGSWEALIASYRKMIEEADAESDRDLGIALRLRLGSVLVDEVNRIDDALAQFRAVYDTDSENAEAISALERLYRSTSRFNELLEIQKRKLELADDTEAKKTIRYAIAELFVNELSDRGSAIATYNEVLEDDPADAPALEALDTLYRLQEQWEQYVDVLKRRIELNLGDAVTVDLKYRLGSTLEKHLQDPHGALENYREILALDPTHEGARLSLEALLENEELRAEAAEILQEIYESRGDWEKLIQSLEILAAAEGDVSARVNLLRKVARVAAENLSSLERAFEAQSRALRDDPSNADTRGELEQFAAQANSWDKLFAVFSEIAGGLSDERLAREYWMRLAGISEKLGKVEDAANGYKRVLEIDPADAEALSGMDALYTRTERWQDLIEVYRRRIAIAPEFTDREVLFDQMAIVYEEKLSRPEDAIAAYQEVLREDPTSHVALTKLDGLFSRQSMWQDLADNLEQQLRYATEDEEQIRLMLRLASLRETKMDLLDTAIEGYRQVLEREPSNAEALSALERLGKLSEYEEKIAEILEPLYRASGDFMKLIGVHEVQVRRTDDLSRKVELLHQIATLYEDAGGDLNAAFDTHARALAHDPALDTTQQALDRLARATGRLADQAKVLEDLAAAQQEPELGSQLFMMSARVYEELGDVESAIKHYRTVLRIDTHNLAAAEALENLFRAAERYPELSEVLQQKAEILDEFGEKKSALFQAASIEEDVLQKHDAAIAVYGKILDLDPEDLSAIDQLINLYLGLSRWQDLLAVYTKKIELVPDTEEKKSIYYQMGAVYESEQKDVPAAIDTYQRVLELDPDDLQALGRLDVLFQQSENWPELLGILEHLSRITGDPAEQISYNYRIAELYEKHLNDVQRAIELYRDLLAVMPDHEPTLIALEGIKSGDRDPLGAALVLEPIYDTAQSWDKLISVLEVQVTKADDQYARVDLLHRIARLHEEMLGNHQAAFDTYARAVTFDITNQDSLANIERLAGYVSRWKDVAALYDAELNKLGEQPDLFVELGLRLAGIFETQLEDVDNAVARYRRVLEVDAENIQAISSLDRLFMMTERWTDLVPVLAREAEIASGEESLEFKYRLGQIYELQLDDLGAAIAAYREVLTNAPDHRTTLEALEGLFGRGIRQLEIGETLEPLYETSNEWEKLLGVLEAKLTHLKEPEERRAMYYRMAETYEERLVALDGALGIYVRALKEYPTDEKTLEEIERLGRVTDGGWEAVANAYADVLGLHADKDVQTSTGLRLARVFEEELGDITKAEETYRYVLGVEPLEPKALVELDRIYSSLESWAELAQILEQRVKVPLEPYELIELWGRLGQVYEEQLGQVDDAIRAFRRLFDELEPQNEAAVYALERLYGVKGSWNDLMNVYNRELEITTNERDVRAKMARLLAAPEHLNNITAAIDMWKQVLDLGVDTEALFALANLYERESRWGELCEVLEQQFDAEETDEGRVAVLLRRAKLYNDQLNRDDLALDDYNRALDIEYANAEALYAIAEIWRKRTTHEGQPNELVTVLHQTVDRCSGFLPPENMIALYRELGLTYQNVLQQPYDAIDAWRKLLAVDPRDFEAMAALENLLRAEERWVEVIDVKMGRAAAYEDPQEKVREYLEVADIWEHQVYDKDKGTVAYEKVLEIEPTHDRAYLALEELHAVAHRAEPLIELYLARLDTREDTNEKTEILRKVAKVFEEELDDKPQAFDALMTAFELDYDNMDTVRYLERMAQATNRWPELVQNANRWLQAETQPLPTITLCLHLAKWYAEDLGHPEYSQPYYMKVRTIDPNNVSVLRQMANFHKKGGQWQQQGQLLQQARDIAVKDTDRKEVLTELGEVLEKNVDVDQGVSFYKQALDVDAYHLPALDALDRIYTDRNLLNELVDILTRKGKSQTDPAQIALTKLRCAGIYEKDLNLIEKAGQIYREVLEVDASNLQAMRGLERVYNQTHQWPDLVGVLEMQLDVVTTERERIEVLLKIAKNQEEQFLKPDLAAVRLEQVVDIDPHHEFALESLERCYRRLRQWHDLINTYDRHINATIDRQKKIELWAHTAKVYAEELQDFDKAIDSWLNITDLDDKHITALEALAKLYEKQDDSHRAIEYMTRVADLTADGKQRVEMYYRIGKQLEDKLGDRVLAQDRFQMALDLDPTHVPSLAALRVIAIDSADWVAAERYLDQEQQNTELPRPRAKLLVELGKLRDDMLGEHELAVQAYELALQSDADNEDAAMPLLDEYVNTEKWAKAEPLAEMLVKKSGKREKPEQHRLQNIFGKVLVALGKFEPALKAYQAAYQLDLTSQETIRGLADVCFKLSDWAGALTNYQKVLTSLGEEETEERANVYYKLGLIKQAQGQAKQAINNFEKALGVEPAHRPTLDAMVGVYDNLKDWKQVAHYKRQILDNIIDGAERFKVLQEIADTWEKDQNSPKAVEALEEALDLEPQNHKLLHTLLALYQKLSHWEKMVECLQRIADLEPQPKRKSRYFFTMAQIYRDKLEDMNRAVDLFNDALDLDPGFLDAFERINKILTAQKEWKQLERAYRKMIHRVAGKGNVDLEFTLWHALGLIYRDRLEDHEKAVETFRISSRLKPDDTQEHLILAQLFTSLAQNDEAIGEYQALVKIDPTSADTYHKLYQLYVEQKAYDPAWCTAAALALLRKSEEDEQKFFEDYRPQGMLQVKSRLDNEAWLRNLFHEEENLYIGKIFEMIASAALKAKIMTLEAKKERPVLDPRFRQDPATSTVTFARTFGWASQVLGISCPALYVRSDVPGALVAVPAEPPSSVAGQTVLTGFSPQELTFIIGKHLAMYRGEHYIKTLFPTVTELTVLLFAAMKLVQPDTPSPPDIEKQVLATAQTIKQFMQPVQLEGLRMVVKKFVADGAKANLKRWSQCVDITATRAGFLLCGDLEIAKKIIASEPQQPGDLPPQEKLKELLLFSVSEQYFTLRQSLGIAIGSE, encoded by the coding sequence ATGGATCTTGCGCAGCGTCTGAATCATCTCGAAGCGGTACGTGATTGGCAGGGGCTCGCGGACGAGCTCGAAAAGCAGCTTGCGAGCGAGACCGATCCTGTCGCGAAGGCGAATTGCCATCTGCGGCTGGGACGCCTTCTCGACGAAAAATTCCTGCAAGGTGTCAAGGCACTCAAGCATCTCCAGGACGCGTTCAAGCTGAACTCGGGGCTTACGGAAGCTCTTCGAGCAGCACGGCTCGTCTATTGGGAGCTTGGCAAGACAAACATGGTGCAGCGCCTTCTCGAGCTCGAGCTCAAGGCGATCGGTGATGGTCCCGATGCTGCGCCCCTCTTGGTCGAGCTCGCGGACGTCTATGGCGATCTCGGCGAGCACGACAAGGCCGTCGAGACCTACGCACGAGCACTCGGCGCTTCGGGTGGAGCGAGCGAAGAAGCGCGTGCTGGTTTGACCGATGCGCAGGCTGACCAGGACGGCTGGGAAGCTCATGTCGCATCGCTCTTGCAGCAGGCGAACGATGCGTCGAGCAGCGGCGTCGACCGAGCGCGATGCTTCTTGCGTGCGGCGAGGCTCGCGCGACGGTTTGCCCCAACCGAATTCGAATCGCTCCTGGCTCGGGCGTACGAGACAAACCCGATCGACAGGCAAGCTGCCGCGCTCTACGAGAGCATTCTTGCCGAAGAGGATCGTTTGCAGGGCCTCGTGGAGTTGCAGCGTCGCGTGCTCGACGGTTTGTCAGGGGCAGACCGAGCGGCGGCAGCGTTGCGATATGGCGCGCGCTGGGCAACGCGGCATCAGAACGCAGAGATCGGGTCGAAGCTGCTCGAAGAAGTACTCGAGTACGATCCGCGTGCAGAAGGAGCGTTCTCTTTTCTTCGCGATCTTTGGGGCGCGAAGGAAGGCGACTGGGATCGGGTTGCCAAGCTCGCCGACAAACTACTGGCCAAAGGCGCCAGTGACTCGGCATTCATGCTTGCGCAGGCTGGAACGATTGCATGGCAGCATCTTGGGAACATCGCACTGGCGCGAGGTTCGTTCGAGAAGCTGACGAATGTCGCACCGGATCATCCGGTGCTGAAATTGTTTGAATCGCAAACGGGCGAACGTCTCGGCGCTGGCAGTGCATCTGCCTCCGGTGCTGCGGCGACCGAGTCCACGGCTGGTGTTGCGGCGACGAAGGCGGAGGTTGCAGTGTCCACGGCGGTCGACGAAGGCGGCGAGGAGTCCACGGTGGTCGTCGAAGAAGAGGCGGACCAGGTGGACTGGGCAAAGATCGAAGAGCTCAAGGCGAAGGCGGCAAAGCAAGAGGCCGCCAAGCGATACAACGAGTACGTCAAGACGCTCATCGAGCTCGCTGAGGCGATGCCCGATGCGTCCGACAAGATCGACTACTACTCGAAGGCTGCTGAGCTCTACACGGGCAAGTTCTCGAACGCGGCCGAGGCCGTGAAGTGTTTCGAGGCGATCCTGGCCATCGATGGAGCGAATGCGCCTGCGATCAAGTACCTGCAGGAGAGCTACGAAAAGCGTCGCGACTGGGAAAAACTCATCGGCTTGAACAAGCGCCAAGCGAGCCTCATGCCGCCCGGCTCTGCTCGCGCCGATCGCTTCCTCGAAATCGCCAAGCTTGCAACCGAACGCGTCAAGAAGCCCGAGGTGTGCATCGAGCTTTGGGACGAAGTTCTTCGTGACGATCCCGAGAACGTCGAAGCGCTCAACGCCCTGTCCGGCCTGTACGAGCGTGCGAAAGACTGGGACAAACTCGCTGCCATCCTCCAGACGCAGGTCGAGGTCACGGCCGATTTCAAAGCCAAGGAAACACTGCTCGGCAAACTCGGCGCGCTTTATGGCGAACGCATCAACAACGACGATGCGGCCATCGAAGCTTGGCAGCAGCTCCTCACGCTGAACCCCAGCGAGCGCAAAGCGCAGGAAGCGCTGAAGAAGCTGTACTTGAAGGTCGCACGCTGGGATGACCTCGAACCGTTCTATGCCGAGGGCGGCAAGTGGGACGAGTTCATTCGCGTGCTCGAAGGCCAGAAGGCCAAAGAGTCCGACGACAAGAACAAGATCAGCTTGCTCATGAAGACCGCGCGCCTCTGGCTCGAACAGAAGCAAAAGGCCGACCGCGCGATGAAGGCATACGAAGAGGTCTGGACGATCGATGCTTCGTACTTGCCTGCAGCCGAAGCGTTGATTCCGCTCTACACCCAATCGAACAACGCCAAGGGCCTTGCGACCGCCATCGAAGTGAAGCTTTCGCACGATCAAGACCCTCTGACGCGTCTCGATCTGTATCGCGAGGTTGCAGCTCTCTACGAGACGAAGCTCAAGGAGCCGCAAAAGGCGTTCGAACGCTTCTTGTCGGCATTCGAGATCGCACCAGGCGATACGCAGTGCATCGACGACGTCGAACGCGTCGCGCGTGCCACGGGGAGCTGGGAAGCTCTCATCGCTTCGTATCGCAAGATGATCGAAGAGGCAGATGCCGAGAGCGATCGGGATCTCGGGATCGCCCTTCGACTGCGCCTTGGAAGCGTGCTCGTCGACGAAGTGAATCGCATCGACGATGCGCTTGCTCAGTTCCGCGCCGTCTACGACACCGACAGCGAGAACGCCGAAGCCATCTCCGCTCTCGAACGTCTCTATCGCAGCACGTCGCGCTTCAACGAACTACTCGAGATCCAGAAGCGCAAGCTCGAGCTCGCGGACGATACCGAAGCAAAGAAGACGATTCGGTACGCAATCGCCGAGCTGTTCGTCAACGAGCTCAGCGATCGCGGAAGCGCGATTGCGACCTACAACGAGGTGCTCGAAGACGATCCGGCCGATGCTCCTGCGCTCGAAGCACTCGACACGCTCTACCGTTTGCAAGAGCAATGGGAGCAGTACGTCGATGTGCTGAAGCGTCGCATCGAGTTGAACCTCGGCGACGCGGTCACCGTCGACCTCAAGTATCGCCTCGGCTCGACGCTCGAGAAGCACTTGCAGGACCCGCACGGCGCGCTCGAGAACTATCGGGAGATCCTTGCGCTCGATCCGACGCACGAGGGTGCGCGTTTGTCGCTCGAAGCGCTTCTCGAGAACGAGGAGCTGCGAGCGGAAGCTGCCGAGATCTTGCAAGAGATCTACGAATCACGTGGTGACTGGGAAAAACTCATTCAATCGCTCGAAATTCTCGCGGCGGCCGAGGGTGACGTAAGCGCGCGCGTGAACCTGCTCCGCAAGGTTGCGCGAGTTGCAGCGGAAAACCTTTCGAGTCTCGAACGAGCGTTCGAAGCGCAGAGTCGCGCACTGCGTGACGATCCGTCGAATGCGGATACGCGTGGCGAGCTCGAGCAGTTCGCGGCACAGGCGAACTCGTGGGACAAACTTTTCGCGGTCTTCAGCGAGATCGCGGGTGGTTTGAGCGACGAGCGTTTGGCGCGCGAGTACTGGATGCGTTTGGCTGGCATTTCCGAGAAGCTCGGCAAGGTCGAGGACGCGGCGAATGGTTACAAGCGCGTGCTCGAGATCGACCCGGCGGACGCCGAGGCGCTCTCCGGAATGGATGCGCTCTACACGCGCACCGAGCGCTGGCAGGACCTCATCGAGGTGTATCGACGGCGCATTGCGATCGCGCCCGAGTTCACTGATCGCGAGGTGCTCTTCGATCAGATGGCGATCGTGTACGAGGAAAAACTCTCGCGACCCGAAGACGCCATCGCCGCTTATCAGGAAGTGTTGCGTGAGGATCCGACGAGCCACGTTGCGCTGACGAAGCTCGACGGCCTCTTTTCGCGGCAGTCGATGTGGCAAGACCTCGCCGATAATCTCGAACAACAGCTTCGTTACGCGACGGAGGACGAGGAGCAGATTCGTCTGATGCTGCGTCTCGCGTCGCTACGCGAAACGAAGATGGACTTGCTCGACACGGCCATCGAGGGATACCGGCAGGTGCTCGAGCGTGAACCGTCGAATGCGGAAGCTCTTTCCGCCCTCGAACGTCTCGGGAAGCTGAGCGAATACGAGGAGAAGATCGCCGAGATCTTGGAGCCGCTTTATCGAGCATCAGGCGACTTCATGAAGCTCATCGGCGTGCATGAAGTGCAGGTTCGTCGCACGGACGATCTGTCACGCAAGGTGGAGCTGCTCCATCAGATCGCGACGCTTTACGAAGATGCGGGTGGTGATCTGAACGCGGCGTTCGATACGCATGCGCGGGCGCTCGCGCATGATCCAGCGCTCGATACGACGCAACAGGCGCTCGATCGATTGGCGCGAGCGACAGGCCGGCTTGCGGATCAAGCGAAGGTGCTCGAAGACCTCGCGGCTGCGCAGCAGGAGCCCGAGCTTGGAAGCCAGCTCTTCATGATGAGCGCACGGGTTTACGAGGAGCTCGGCGACGTCGAGAGCGCCATCAAGCACTACCGAACGGTGCTTCGCATCGACACGCACAACCTCGCAGCAGCGGAGGCGCTCGAGAATCTGTTCCGTGCGGCGGAGCGGTATCCGGAGCTTTCGGAGGTTTTGCAGCAGAAGGCTGAGATCCTCGACGAGTTTGGCGAGAAAAAGAGCGCGCTCTTCCAGGCTGCATCGATCGAGGAAGACGTGCTGCAGAAGCACGATGCGGCGATCGCGGTGTACGGCAAGATCCTCGATCTCGATCCTGAGGATCTCAGCGCCATCGATCAGCTCATCAACCTCTACCTCGGTTTGTCCCGGTGGCAGGATCTGCTCGCTGTCTACACGAAGAAGATCGAGCTCGTCCCCGACACGGAAGAGAAGAAGAGCATCTATTACCAAATGGGTGCGGTCTACGAGAGCGAGCAGAAGGACGTGCCGGCGGCGATCGACACGTACCAACGTGTACTCGAGCTCGATCCGGACGACTTGCAGGCGCTTGGCCGTCTCGATGTGCTGTTCCAGCAGTCGGAGAACTGGCCCGAGTTGCTTGGCATTCTCGAGCACCTGTCTCGCATCACGGGCGATCCGGCCGAGCAGATTTCCTACAACTACCGAATCGCAGAGCTGTACGAGAAGCATCTGAACGACGTTCAGCGAGCTATCGAGCTGTATCGCGATCTGTTGGCGGTGATGCCCGATCACGAGCCGACACTGATTGCGCTCGAAGGCATCAAGAGTGGCGATCGCGATCCACTCGGCGCCGCGCTCGTGCTCGAGCCCATCTACGACACGGCGCAATCCTGGGACAAACTCATCAGTGTCCTCGAAGTGCAGGTCACGAAGGCTGACGATCAGTACGCCAGGGTCGACCTGCTCCATCGCATTGCGCGGCTGCACGAGGAGATGCTCGGCAACCACCAGGCTGCGTTCGACACGTACGCACGTGCAGTCACGTTCGACATTACGAACCAGGACTCGCTTGCGAACATCGAGCGTTTGGCGGGGTACGTGTCGCGATGGAAGGACGTCGCGGCGCTGTATGACGCAGAGCTCAACAAGCTTGGCGAGCAGCCCGATTTGTTCGTCGAGCTCGGTTTGCGCCTTGCGGGCATCTTCGAGACGCAGCTCGAGGACGTGGACAACGCGGTCGCGCGATATCGTCGCGTGCTCGAAGTCGACGCGGAGAACATCCAAGCGATTTCGTCGCTCGACCGCCTCTTCATGATGACCGAGAGGTGGACGGATCTCGTTCCCGTGCTCGCGCGTGAAGCGGAGATTGCGAGCGGCGAAGAGAGTTTGGAGTTCAAGTACCGGCTGGGGCAGATCTATGAGCTTCAGTTGGACGATCTAGGCGCTGCCATCGCGGCCTATCGCGAGGTGTTGACCAACGCGCCCGATCATCGAACGACGCTCGAAGCGCTCGAAGGCTTGTTTGGCCGAGGTATTCGGCAGCTAGAGATCGGCGAGACGCTCGAACCGCTCTACGAGACGTCGAATGAGTGGGAGAAGCTCCTCGGCGTGCTCGAAGCGAAGCTCACGCATCTGAAGGAGCCGGAAGAGCGTCGCGCGATGTACTACCGCATGGCCGAGACCTACGAGGAACGACTCGTGGCGCTCGACGGCGCGCTCGGTATCTACGTGCGAGCGCTGAAGGAGTATCCGACCGACGAGAAGACGCTGGAGGAAATCGAGCGTCTTGGAAGGGTGACCGACGGCGGTTGGGAGGCGGTCGCGAACGCTTACGCGGACGTGCTCGGCTTGCATGCGGACAAGGACGTGCAGACGTCCACGGGCCTGCGTTTGGCGCGCGTTTTCGAGGAAGAACTTGGTGACATCACCAAGGCCGAGGAGACGTATCGCTATGTGCTCGGTGTCGAGCCTCTCGAGCCAAAGGCGCTCGTCGAGCTCGACCGGATCTACTCGTCGCTCGAGAGCTGGGCAGAGCTTGCGCAGATCCTCGAACAGCGGGTGAAGGTACCGCTCGAGCCGTACGAGCTCATCGAGTTGTGGGGCCGTCTCGGTCAGGTTTACGAGGAGCAGCTTGGACAGGTCGACGATGCAATTCGCGCCTTCCGCCGGCTTTTCGACGAGCTTGAGCCGCAGAACGAGGCTGCAGTCTATGCGCTCGAACGCCTCTATGGCGTGAAGGGTTCGTGGAACGACCTCATGAACGTCTACAACCGCGAGCTCGAGATCACGACGAACGAGCGTGACGTGCGCGCGAAGATGGCGCGCTTGCTCGCCGCTCCCGAGCATTTGAACAACATCACGGCCGCGATCGACATGTGGAAGCAGGTCCTCGATCTCGGCGTGGACACCGAAGCACTGTTTGCCTTGGCAAACTTGTACGAACGTGAATCACGTTGGGGCGAGTTGTGCGAAGTGCTCGAACAGCAATTCGACGCGGAAGAAACGGATGAGGGTCGCGTGGCTGTGCTCTTGCGGCGCGCGAAGCTCTACAACGATCAGCTCAATCGCGACGATCTGGCGCTCGACGATTACAACCGCGCACTCGACATCGAATACGCGAATGCCGAAGCGCTCTACGCAATCGCAGAGATCTGGCGCAAGCGAACCACGCACGAGGGGCAACCGAACGAGCTCGTGACGGTTCTGCATCAGACGGTCGATCGGTGCAGTGGGTTCCTTCCGCCCGAGAACATGATCGCGCTCTATCGCGAGCTCGGTTTGACCTACCAGAACGTCTTGCAGCAGCCGTACGACGCAATCGACGCGTGGCGGAAGCTGCTTGCGGTCGATCCGCGTGACTTCGAGGCCATGGCGGCGCTCGAAAACCTCCTCCGTGCCGAAGAGCGATGGGTGGAGGTGATCGACGTCAAGATGGGTCGCGCAGCGGCGTACGAGGATCCGCAGGAAAAGGTCCGGGAATACCTCGAGGTCGCGGACATCTGGGAGCACCAGGTCTACGACAAGGACAAGGGCACGGTCGCGTACGAGAAGGTTCTCGAGATCGAGCCGACGCACGATCGGGCGTACTTGGCGCTCGAAGAGCTACACGCCGTTGCGCACCGAGCCGAGCCGCTCATCGAGCTTTACTTGGCGCGCCTCGACACGCGTGAAGACACGAACGAGAAGACCGAAATCCTGCGCAAAGTCGCGAAAGTCTTCGAAGAGGAGCTCGACGACAAACCGCAGGCCTTCGACGCTCTCATGACGGCCTTCGAGCTCGATTACGACAACATGGACACCGTTCGTTATCTCGAACGGATGGCGCAAGCGACGAACCGTTGGCCCGAGCTCGTGCAGAACGCCAACCGTTGGCTACAGGCCGAGACGCAGCCGCTGCCAACGATCACGCTCTGTCTGCACTTGGCGAAGTGGTACGCCGAGGATCTCGGGCATCCCGAGTATTCGCAGCCGTACTACATGAAAGTGCGCACGATCGATCCGAACAACGTTTCGGTGCTGCGGCAAATGGCGAACTTCCACAAGAAGGGTGGCCAGTGGCAACAGCAAGGACAGTTGCTGCAGCAGGCGCGCGACATCGCCGTCAAGGACACCGATCGCAAGGAAGTCCTCACGGAGCTCGGCGAGGTTCTCGAGAAGAACGTCGATGTCGATCAGGGCGTGTCGTTCTACAAGCAAGCCCTCGATGTCGATGCGTACCACCTCCCAGCGCTCGATGCGCTCGACCGCATCTACACCGATCGCAATCTGCTCAACGAGCTCGTCGACATCCTGACCCGTAAGGGCAAGTCGCAGACGGATCCGGCGCAGATTGCGCTCACGAAGCTGCGTTGCGCAGGCATCTACGAGAAAGACCTGAACCTCATCGAAAAGGCGGGGCAGATCTATCGCGAGGTGCTCGAAGTCGACGCGTCGAACCTGCAGGCCATGCGTGGTCTCGAACGCGTCTACAACCAGACGCATCAGTGGCCCGATCTCGTCGGCGTCCTCGAGATGCAACTCGACGTCGTCACGACCGAGCGCGAGCGCATCGAGGTGTTGCTCAAGATTGCCAAGAATCAGGAAGAGCAATTCCTCAAGCCTGACCTTGCGGCCGTGCGCCTTGAACAAGTGGTCGACATCGATCCTCACCACGAGTTCGCGCTGGAATCACTCGAGCGCTGCTATCGCCGCCTCCGCCAGTGGCACGATCTCATCAACACCTACGATCGGCACATCAATGCGACGATCGATCGGCAGAAGAAGATCGAGCTGTGGGCGCACACGGCGAAGGTGTACGCCGAAGAGCTTCAGGACTTCGACAAGGCGATCGATTCCTGGCTCAACATCACCGACCTCGACGACAAGCACATCACGGCGCTCGAGGCTCTCGCGAAGCTTTACGAGAAGCAGGACGATTCTCACCGCGCCATCGAATACATGACGCGCGTCGCGGATCTGACCGCCGACGGCAAGCAGCGCGTCGAGATGTATTACCGCATCGGTAAGCAGCTCGAGGACAAACTCGGCGATCGTGTGCTTGCCCAAGATCGCTTCCAGATGGCGCTCGATCTGGATCCGACCCACGTCCCGTCGCTTGCGGCGTTGCGTGTCATCGCCATCGACTCCGCCGATTGGGTCGCGGCCGAACGCTACTTGGATCAGGAGCAGCAGAACACCGAGCTGCCTCGTCCGCGCGCCAAACTCCTCGTCGAGCTCGGCAAGTTGCGCGACGACATGCTCGGCGAGCACGAGCTTGCGGTGCAGGCGTACGAGCTCGCGCTTCAGAGCGATGCGGACAACGAGGACGCGGCCATGCCGCTTCTCGACGAGTACGTGAATACGGAGAAGTGGGCCAAGGCCGAACCGCTCGCGGAAATGCTCGTCAAGAAGAGCGGCAAGCGAGAGAAGCCCGAGCAGCATCGGCTGCAAAACATCTTCGGCAAAGTGCTCGTCGCATTGGGCAAGTTCGAGCCGGCACTCAAGGCGTACCAAGCTGCATATCAGCTCGATCTAACGAGCCAAGAGACCATTCGCGGCCTCGCGGACGTGTGCTTCAAGCTGAGTGACTGGGCGGGTGCCCTGACAAACTACCAGAAGGTGCTCACGAGTCTTGGTGAGGAGGAGACCGAGGAACGGGCGAACGTTTATTACAAGCTCGGGCTCATCAAGCAGGCGCAGGGGCAAGCCAAGCAGGCGATCAACAACTTCGAGAAAGCTCTCGGAGTCGAGCCTGCGCATCGTCCCACGCTCGACGCGATGGTCGGCGTTTACGACAACCTGAAGGACTGGAAGCAAGTGGCGCACTACAAGCGCCAGATCCTCGACAACATCATCGATGGTGCCGAGCGCTTCAAGGTTCTCCAGGAGATCGCGGACACGTGGGAGAAGGATCAGAACTCGCCGAAGGCCGTCGAAGCTCTCGAAGAGGCGCTCGATCTGGAGCCGCAGAACCACAAGCTGCTCCACACGCTGCTCGCGCTTTATCAGAAGCTCAGCCACTGGGAGAAGATGGTCGAGTGCTTGCAGCGTATTGCGGACCTCGAGCCGCAACCCAAGCGCAAGTCGCGCTACTTCTTCACGATGGCGCAGATCTACCGCGACAAACTCGAGGACATGAATCGAGCGGTCGATCTCTTCAACGACGCACTCGATCTCGATCCGGGCTTCCTCGATGCGTTCGAGCGCATCAACAAGATCCTCACCGCGCAGAAGGAGTGGAAGCAGCTCGAGCGCGCGTATCGAAAGATGATCCACCGCGTCGCGGGCAAGGGGAACGTCGACCTCGAGTTCACCCTCTGGCACGCTCTCGGCCTCATCTATCGCGATCGGCTCGAGGATCACGAAAAGGCGGTCGAGACATTCAGGATCTCGTCACGCCTGAAGCCTGACGATACGCAGGAGCATTTGATCCTCGCGCAGCTCTTCACCAGCCTCGCTCAGAACGATGAAGCGATTGGTGAGTACCAAGCGCTCGTGAAGATCGATCCGACGAGCGCGGACACGTACCACAAGCTCTACCAGTTGTACGTCGAGCAGAAGGCGTACGACCCGGCGTGGTGCACGGCTGCGGCACTGGCACTTCTGCGTAAGTCGGAAGAAGACGAGCAAAAGTTCTTCGAGGACTATCGGCCCCAGGGGATGCTCCAGGTCAAGAGCCGGCTCGACAACGAGGCGTGGCTCCGAAACCTCTTCCACGAGGAGGAGAACCTCTACATCGGCAAGATCTTCGAGATGATCGCTTCTGCGGCGCTCAAGGCGAAGATCATGACGCTCGAGGCAAAGAAGGAGCGCCCGGTTCTCGATCCGCGGTTCCGTCAGGATCCGGCGACGTCGACCGTCACGTTTGCTCGTACGTTCGGGTGGGCATCACAGGTGCTCGGCATCTCGTGCCCCGCTCTCTACGTCCGCAGCGATGTGCCCGGAGCTCTCGTGGCCGTGCCTGCCGAACCTCCGTCATCCGTTGCTGGTCAAACGGTACTCACCGGGTTCTCGCCGCAAGAGCTCACGTTCATCATCGGCAAGCACCTCGCGATGTACCGCGGCGAGCACTACATCAAGACGCTCTTCCCGACGGTTACGGAGTTGACGGTGCTGCTCTTTGCCGCGATGAAGCTCGTCCAACCGGACACGCCTTCGCCGCCGGACATCGAGAAGCAGGTGCTGGCGACGGCGCAAACGATCAAACAGTTCATGCAGCCCGTGCAGCTCGAGGGTCTGCGCATGGTCGTGAAGAAGTTCGTCGCCGACGGCGCCAAGGCCAACTTGAAGCGCTGGTCGCAATGCGTCGACATCACGGCCACGCGTGCCGGCTTCCTCCTCTGCGGCGATCTCGAGATTGCCAAGAAGATCATCGCGTCCGAGCCGCAGCAGCCCGGTGATCTTCCGCCTCAGGAGAAGCTCAAGGAACTGCTCCTGTTCTCCGTCTCGGAGCAGTACTTCACGCTGCGCCAGTCGCTCGGGATCGCCATCGGTTCCGAATAA